AAACACTATAAATGAAGTAGGGTCTACATTTACTATTCAAGGATTTGATTTGAATTATGCTGGAGTAATTATTGGTCCCTCCGTTAAATTTAGAGGTGGCAAAATAATTTTTGATAAAAATGAAAGTCAAAATTCTAAAGCAACGCAAAATAGAACATTATCTGATAAATCGAAACAAAACTTTGCAGAAGAGTTATTGAAAAATGAATTAAATGTTTTAATGACACGTGGAGTTAATGGCTTGTATATATATGCAGTAGATAAAGAATTAAATGAAGCATTGAAAGAAGCTTATAAAGGGTGAGTTTATGGATGAAATTAAGAATTTAATTAAAGAAGTGAATAAATTTAGAGATGACCGTAATTGGAGGCAGTTTCATAATGAAAAAGATTTAGCTCTATCAATCTCATTAGAAGCTTCCGAGTTGTTAGAACTGTTTCAATGGAAGGAATCGGAAGAAGTAGTTCAAGACAAAAGGGTTAGGCTAGCAGAAGAATTAGCAGACGTATTAATATATAGTTATATGTTAGCTGATAATTTAGATTTTAATATAACTGAAATAGTTGAAGATAAGTTAAAGAAAAATAATATTAAATATCCTATATCAAAAAGTAAGAATAAAAAAAATAAATACAATAATTTATAAAGACTCCATAATAGGAGTCTTTTTATTTATCGCTAAAATCATTTAAGATATCACGCAGTTCTTTAATTTCTTCAGCGCTTAGTTCTTCATGTTGTGCAAAGTTAAGGACTAAATTTTTCATGTCTCCGCCATATAATTTATTGAGAAAGTTTTTAGCTGTTTTCAACTTAATATTATCTTCTTTAACATTAGATGAGTAATAATAAATACGATCAGCTTTATGTCGCGTCAAAATTTCTTTCTTATATAAACGCGTTATTAGTGTTCGAATAGTTTTTTCACTGATTTCTTTATATTGTTGAATCTCGAAAACAATTTCGTTAGCAGATGCTGATTTTTTATCCCATATTACATTCATAACGTCCCATTCGGCGGCGGTTATTTCGATTTGATTATTGAGCACTTAAAACACCCATTTCTTTTAATATTTCTTTGCTAATAGATTCAGCATTTTTCCCGAAGCATTTTTATCAGATAGATGTGTAGAGAAATAATATGTGTCCTGATTCGTTTTTACATAGCCGACAAACCATCCATTCTTATGTTTACCATTTACGATACCTGTTCCAGTTTTACCATACAACGCATAGTTATTGTTTTTATTAATCAATAATGATGAGGATAGTTGGTTTTTCTGTGCCTTACTAAAATGACTATTATGTTCCATCAAACGATCTAAAACGATGACTTGTTCAAGGTTAGAAATTTTTAGATCATTTTCCATCCAGTAAGCATTATAGTTACCCAAATTTTGATTTCCGTAATTTAATTGGTTCAGTTGGTTGGCTGTATAATTTTTAGGTATTTGATTACTAATACGTTCAAAGTACCAATTAACTGAATTTTGCAGTGCTGTAGTTAAATTTTGATTTTTATTCCACGAGGCAAAAGGATAATTTTTATGATCCCATTTTATCATTGAATTACTGCTCGTTATTACATTACGGTCTAGTCCGAACATGGCTAAATAAATTTTATAAGTAGAATCCGGAGAATATCTTTTTCTACTTTCTTGTTCATTATAAATATAATACTCATCTTTCTTCGAGCTATACATTACGAATGAACCTTTGTGTGTAGCAAAGTTTTTACTCTTATCAATGGTCTGATAATTACTCTTTAAAGGCTCCCTGTATTTATTATCGGTTAATGATTGTCCCATTAAAAACTGACTTTGGAAAATGATTAGAAATAGGCAAAATACATAAGTCAGTATCAAAATCGTTTTTGGCTGCTTTTTAAAATTAATTTTTTTGATATTAATAAGTCTTTTTTTGAGTAAAGTTTTTTCACCGTTAAATGCATGACTTAATATATTTTTATTGAAAGACTTAAATTTTAAGGCAGACATCATAATCGTCTCGGCATATGTTTTAAATTCATTTCTTTGAATATTTTTTAACACAAAGATATCAGCTTCAACTTCATTATCATCTGTCATCATACGTTTAACTATAGGCATCAATGGATTATAACTCATGATGATAGAAAATATAGTAAAGATAATTAAGTGTAACGTATCTTTATTTTTAGCATGAGCATATTCATGAAATATTATATATTTTAAGCTTTGTTCTTCCAAATCTTTAAAGTATGCAGTAGGAATTAAAATATAATATTTTCCATACCAAAAAGTTATTGGAGAGGTCACGGATGCTGATTTTTTAATCACAATATTAGGTGCTAATTGATAGTTATTTAGTATCTGAATTAACTTATAAGTCTCACCTTTATTTAAATTAGAACTTTGCTTTCTTAATTTATTAATATAAAGCAATGAATTTATAAATTTAATACTGAAAACTATGATTAAGACGATCCATAGTATTGTAAATATTGCGTCTATATATTCCCAGTTTACCTTATGAATATTTGTTGTTAAGTCTTGAACATGATTAGTTGTACTTATATTTTCATTTAAACGCTTAGTGCCACTACTTACATTAGTGTCTTGCTTATCAAAATTAGTAAATTTTGGCAAAGAGAATTTAAATGGTATGAAAGGGATTAGGCCTGCAATAATAGTGAGGTACCAAATTTTATAACTAAATCTGTAATTAAAATAGCGATCTAAAATATATCTAAATAATAATATTAATAGAAATATAATAGTAAAGCTCATTACACTTATTATAAGTAATTTAGCCACGTAGTCACCTTCTTTCAAGTACTAATCATAAACGATTGACAACAAGATTACAATTGTAATATCATGAGGCCAGAAAGATTACAACTGTAATATTAGGGGGATTAATATGAAAAAGTTAATAGTGTTAATCGTATGTGCAATCATTTTAAGCGCATGCAATTCAAAGGATTCACATGCCGATGAATTAAAAAATTTAGAAAAGAAATACAATGCTAATGTTGGTGTTTACGCATTAGATACTAAGAGCGGTAAGGAAATAAAGTTTAATGCAGATAAGAGGTTTGCTTATGCTTCTACGTCAAAAGCAGTAAATAGTGCAATGTTACTAGAACAAGTACCATATGATAAGTTAGATAAAAAAGTACATATTAATAAAAGTGATATTGTTGATTACTCACCTGTGTTAGAAAAATACGTTGGCAAGGATATAACTGTAAAAGAGCTTATTAAAGCTTCAATGATGTACAGTGATAACACAGCAAATAATAAAATTATTGATGAACTTGGTGGCTATAAACAAATTAGAAAAAATTTAAAAGAATTAGGGGATAACACGACTCAACCATCTAGATACGAGCCAGACCTAAATAATTACTCACCAAAAGATAAAAGAGATACTTCAACGCCTAAAGCATACGGCAAGACTATGAAGAAATTGATTGAAAAAGATGATTTAAGTAAAAAGAACATAGATTTCTTACTTGATTTAATGTTTAACAATAAAAACGGTGACACTTTGATAAAAGATGGGGTTTCTAAAAAATACAAAGTTGCAGATAAAAGTGGTCAAGCCCTAACGTATGCTTCTAGAAATGACATTGCATACGTTTATCCTAAAGGACAATCTAAACCAATTGTATTAGTTATTTTCACAAATAAAGATGACAAAAATGCTAAGCCAAATGATAAATTAATAAGCGAAACTGCTAAAAAAGTAATGAAAGAATTTTAAGGATCATAACGCCATAACGTATATAGAAATTATATACGTTGTGGCGTTTTTTATTATTAATGCTTACCTTTTATAAACGTGATACCAATAAAACTTAATAATGCCACAATGATACCACCTGAACCGAAAATAAGTCCCAAACTTACAATCGGAGTAAGTACACCAATTATCCCTAAAGATAATGTATCAGCTGCATAATTTGATGTTGAAGATAAGCTGAATACTTTGCCCATTAAATGCGGTGGCGTTTGTGTTTGTATAGCAATTGAACGTGTTAATCCTTCGATTG
The Staphylococcus kloosii genome window above contains:
- a CDS encoding BlaI/MecI/CopY family transcriptional regulator, producing MLNNQIEITAAEWDVMNVIWDKKSASANEIVFEIQQYKEISEKTIRTLITRLYKKEILTRHKADRIYYYSSNVKEDNIKLKTAKNFLNKLYGGDMKNLVLNFAQHEELSAEEIKELRDILNDFSDK
- the bla gene encoding BlaZ-like penicillin-hydrolyzing class A beta-lactamase — encoded protein: MKKLIVLIVCAIILSACNSKDSHADELKNLEKKYNANVGVYALDTKSGKEIKFNADKRFAYASTSKAVNSAMLLEQVPYDKLDKKVHINKSDIVDYSPVLEKYVGKDITVKELIKASMMYSDNTANNKIIDELGGYKQIRKNLKELGDNTTQPSRYEPDLNNYSPKDKRDTSTPKAYGKTMKKLIEKDDLSKKNIDFLLDLMFNNKNGDTLIKDGVSKKYKVADKSGQALTYASRNDIAYVYPKGQSKPIVLVIFTNKDDKNAKPNDKLISETAKKVMKEF
- a CDS encoding nucleotide pyrophosphohydrolase, whose amino-acid sequence is MDEIKNLIKEVNKFRDDRNWRQFHNEKDLALSISLEASELLELFQWKESEEVVQDKRVRLAEELADVLIYSYMLADNLDFNITEIVEDKLKKNNIKYPISKSKNKKNKYNNL